In Clostridia bacterium, the following are encoded in one genomic region:
- the rodA gene encoding rod shape-determining protein RodA — protein MLSRKQLRNLDWPFVFSALAILSGSLVVLGSASANVGEDALLYFRRQLLWIVMGSAAAVLTVLVDYRRLEKAGPYLYALTLVMLAAVLAVGSGARGAQRWIGTGPFVFQPSEFAKLLMIVSLAHFLGRYQGRLARFRDLLPVFGYVAPPMLLILRQPDLGTSLVLVATCLGMLFMAGASPRLLLYLVGGGMAAVAGLLLAHFYLGLPLPLEEYQIMRLVVFLDPYNDGQGGRGAGYHIIQSLVAIGAGGLFGQGYRRGSQVQLNFLPEHHTDFIFSVVGEEFGFLGAALLLGLYFLLLYRALIIAAETDNRFGRLIIAGIISMFLFHILVNVGMTIGIMPITGIPLPLFSYGGSSMITNLLALGLIVNINLRQRRLLF, from the coding sequence GTGCTCAGCCGCAAGCAGCTTCGCAATCTGGATTGGCCTTTCGTGTTTTCCGCCCTGGCCATACTCTCCGGCAGCCTGGTGGTGCTGGGGAGTGCCTCCGCCAACGTGGGCGAGGACGCCCTGCTGTACTTCCGGCGCCAGTTGCTGTGGATAGTGATGGGGAGCGCCGCGGCGGTTCTGACCGTGCTCGTCGACTACCGCCGGCTGGAGAAAGCCGGCCCCTACCTCTACGCTCTAACCCTGGTTATGCTGGCGGCGGTATTGGCAGTGGGAAGCGGAGCCCGCGGTGCCCAGCGGTGGATAGGCACGGGTCCTTTCGTCTTCCAGCCTTCCGAATTCGCCAAGCTGCTGATGATAGTTTCCCTGGCCCACTTCCTCGGCCGTTACCAGGGCAGGCTGGCGCGTTTCCGGGATTTGCTGCCGGTATTCGGCTATGTGGCCCCACCGATGCTCCTGATCCTGCGCCAGCCGGATCTTGGCACCTCCCTGGTCCTGGTGGCCACCTGCCTGGGCATGCTTTTCATGGCCGGCGCCTCCCCCAGGTTGTTGCTCTATCTGGTGGGGGGCGGGATGGCGGCGGTAGCAGGGCTGTTGCTTGCCCACTTTTACCTGGGCCTGCCCCTCCCCCTGGAGGAGTATCAGATCATGCGCCTGGTGGTATTCCTTGATCCGTACAACGACGGGCAGGGCGGAAGAGGCGCGGGCTATCACATCATCCAGTCGCTGGTGGCCATAGGTGCGGGGGGGCTCTTCGGCCAGGGCTACCGCCGCGGCTCGCAGGTGCAGCTCAATTTCCTTCCCGAGCACCATACGGACTTCATTTTTTCGGTGGTGGGGGAGGAGTTCGGCTTTCTGGGCGCGGCCCTGCTGCTGGGGCTTTATTTCCTGTTGCTTTACCGCGCCCTTATCATCGCTGCCGAGACCGACAACCGGTTCGGCCGGCTGATTATTGCCGGGATTATTTCCATGTTCCTCTTTCATATCCTGGTCAACGTGGGCATGACCATAGGCATCATGCCCATCACCGGCATTCCCTTGCCGCTTTTCAGCTACGGCGGCAGTTCTATGATTACCAACCTGCTAGCGCTGGGCCTGATCGTTAACATCAACCTGCGGCAGCGGCGCCTGCTTTTCTAG
- the minE gene encoding cell division topological specificity factor MinE, which yields MLGMWQRIWGRGGEPSKKVAKERLHSVLTRDRAEASPFMEALKSDLVQTVSKYMDVDARRLEIQLRNSPEAVALVANIPVVRMKRVPGR from the coding sequence ATGCTGGGTATGTGGCAGCGCATATGGGGGCGGGGAGGCGAGCCGAGCAAGAAGGTGGCCAAGGAGAGACTGCATTCCGTGCTGACCCGGGACCGGGCGGAGGCTTCCCCCTTCATGGAGGCCCTCAAGAGCGACCTGGTGCAGACGGTTTCCAAGTACATGGACGTGGACGCGCGGCGACTGGAGATCCAGCTTCGCAACTCGCCCGAGGCGGTGGCCCTGGTGGCCAACATACCGGTGGTGCGCATGAAAAGAGTTCCGGGCCGCTGA
- the minD gene encoding septum site-determining protein MinD produces MGTVIVITSGKGGVGKTTAVANIGTALAQLGRKVVLVDTDIGLRNLDVVMGLENRIVYNLVDVVKGRCRLPQALVKDKHLEGLYLLPAAQTEDKSSVSEEQMLELCRKLKQDYDFALIDCPAGIEQGFVNAVVGADQAVVITTPEVSAVRDADRVIGLLESRGLREPHLIVNRLRPDMVRRGDMMDIDDILDILAVRLLGIIPEDEHIVVSTNRGEPAVWDKNSRAGTAFRNISRRLLGEDVPLMPVFDHGGFMQRLKRLVGLN; encoded by the coding sequence TTGGGAACGGTGATCGTAATAACCTCGGGAAAAGGCGGGGTGGGCAAGACTACGGCCGTGGCCAATATCGGGACCGCCCTGGCCCAGCTCGGGCGCAAGGTGGTCCTGGTGGATACGGACATCGGGCTCCGTAACCTGGACGTGGTGATGGGGCTGGAAAACCGAATAGTCTACAACCTGGTAGACGTGGTAAAGGGCCGGTGCCGCCTGCCCCAGGCCCTGGTTAAGGACAAGCACCTGGAAGGCCTGTATCTGTTGCCGGCCGCCCAGACCGAAGACAAGTCTTCGGTCAGCGAGGAGCAGATGCTCGAGCTCTGCCGCAAACTGAAGCAAGATTACGATTTTGCCTTAATAGACTGCCCGGCAGGCATAGAACAGGGATTTGTCAACGCCGTAGTGGGGGCGGACCAGGCGGTGGTAATCACCACGCCGGAGGTTTCTGCCGTGCGAGACGCCGACCGGGTGATCGGGCTCTTGGAGAGCCGGGGCTTGAGGGAGCCTCACCTCATCGTCAATCGTCTGCGGCCGGACATGGTCCGGCGCGGCGACATGATGGACATAGACGACATCCTGGACATCCTGGCGGTGCGCCTCCTGGGCATTATTCCCGAAGACGAACACATCGTGGTGTCCACCAACCGCGGGGAGCCGGCGGTGTGGGACAAGAATTCCCGGGCGGGCACGGCCTTCCGCAACATATCCCGGCGCCTCTTGGGGGAGGACGTTCCGCTGATGCCGGTATTCGATCACGGCGGGTTCATGCAGAGGCTGAAGCGGCTGGTAGGCTTGAACTAA
- the minC gene encoding septum site-determining protein MinC, whose translation MSERTLLVQRTLRSGQSINYPGHVVVLGDVNPGAEVRAGGHVMVLGNLRGTVHAGAWGDERAVVVAFRLQPTQLRIAHLISRSPDEGQEPQEPEIARISDGLVVIEPYFGFAEGKAW comes from the coding sequence ATGTCCGAACGCACCCTGCTGGTGCAGCGCACGCTCCGTTCCGGACAGAGCATTAACTATCCGGGCCACGTGGTCGTCCTGGGTGACGTGAATCCGGGGGCGGAGGTCCGGGCCGGGGGACACGTAATGGTGCTGGGGAACCTGCGGGGAACGGTCCATGCCGGCGCCTGGGGGGATGAGCGGGCCGTGGTGGTGGCCTTTCGCCTTCAGCCCACGCAGCTCCGGATCGCGCACCTGATCAGCCGCAGTCCGGACGAAGGGCAGGAACCGCAGGAGCCGGAAATTGCCCGGATCAGCGATGGACTGGTGGTTATCGAACCCTATTTCGGGTTTGCGGAAGGTAAGGCCTGGTAA